The Paramicrobacterium fandaimingii DNA segment AGACGGTTCCGGCCGGGCGTCAGCTCGTCGCCTACCGCATCGTCCAAGAGTCCCTCACGAACGTTCTGCGCCACGCCGGCACGCAGGCACGCGTTGGTATAACGATCGCCCGCGACAACGCAGAGCTCACGGTGCTGGTCGACAACACGGGCGCGAGTTCACCGTCCGCTCCGAGGGACAGAGCAGCCGAGCCGGGCCACGGAATTCTGGGTATGAGGGAACGAGCCGAGGCCTATGGTGGCAGTGTCGACGCGCATGCCACTCGGGTCGGATGGCGCGTGACGGCTCGGATTCCCGACGACCGAGCAGGTAATCGGTGAAGGCAGAAATGGAGACTCCGACATTGGCCATCAGGATCTTGATTACAGACGACCAGCCGCTGCAGCGAATGGGCATGAAGATGTTCCTTGACGGGCAGACGGGCATCGACGTCGTCGGCGAAGCCGCAAACGGCGAAGACGCCATTCGCCTCGCCGAAGAATCGCAGCCTGATGTCGTCCTCATGGATATCCGAATGCCCGGCATGGATGGAATCGCCGCAACGCGAAAGATCGTGGGCGCGAAGGCAGCAACGGCCAGCCCCTGGGTACTGCTTCTCACAACCTTCGACCTTGATGAATATGTGCTTGCTGGACTCGAAGCGGGAGCGAGCGGGTTTTTGACGAAAGACGCCGATCCCTCCGACCTGCTCTCTGCGATCCGCGCGGTGGCGGTCGGAGACGCCGTGATCGCTCCCTCTGCCACTCGGCGACTGATCGACCGGCTTGCGGCGCACAGCACGCAGCCGCTGCGGGAGACGGACCAGGTTCCGTCTGTGCGTCGCCTCTCTGCCCGTGAGCGTGAGATTCTCATTGCGATCGGACACGGCCTGACGAATTCTGAGATCGCCGAGCAGCTTTTTCTCGCTGAATCGACAGTGAAAAGCTACGTGGGAAGAATATTCACGAAGATTAACGCCCGTGACCGTGTACAGGCGGTCATCATTGCCTATCGCGCCAATCTCGTTCGCGCTGGTGAGTCATCGGGGACCACCGAGTGAGAAGGCGTGACGCCTTCTCACTGTCTACAGAGCTGAGGCTCCGACACGCTGCCGGAGCGGTCGAGAGTGCTTGCACGATCGTTCGACCCAGATCACAGATTCGCAACGACAATTGTGAAAATCGCCGCGTGA contains these protein-coding regions:
- a CDS encoding response regulator; this translates as MAIRILITDDQPLQRMGMKMFLDGQTGIDVVGEAANGEDAIRLAEESQPDVVLMDIRMPGMDGIAATRKIVGAKAATASPWVLLLTTFDLDEYVLAGLEAGASGFLTKDADPSDLLSAIRAVAVGDAVIAPSATRRLIDRLAAHSTQPLRETDQVPSVRRLSAREREILIAIGHGLTNSEIAEQLFLAESTVKSYVGRIFTKINARDRVQAVIIAYRANLVRAGESSGTTE